A region from the Triticum urartu cultivar G1812 chromosome 1, Tu2.1, whole genome shotgun sequence genome encodes:
- the LOC125528960 gene encoding structural maintenance of chromosomes protein 3-like: MYIKKVIIEGFKSYREETSTEPFSPKVNVVVGANGSGKSNFFHAIRFVLSDMFQNLRSEDRGALLHEGAGHSVVSAFVEIIFDNSDNRIPVDKEEVRLRRTVASKKDEYYLDGKHVSKTEVMNLLESAGFSRSNPYYVVQQGKIASLTLMKDSERLDLLKEIGGTRVYEDRRRESLKIMQETANKRKQIDQVVRYLEERLRELDEEKEELKKYQQLDKQRRSLEYTILDHELNDARNELASMDDNRRQISERMSQADNEVVELRERVKSLEKEIKASTKGINETKSEKDDAEKKRTEALKVVSQIELDLRDLKDRISSEKRAKDEAVRELNSMRKESEKSKSELAQISKVHAAKLKEEEDISKSIMDREKRLSILYQKQGRATQFKNEAARDEWLRKEIHDLERVLLSNRKQESLLQDESQKLKDEINKLTNHIESRRSESSKLEAVLADKQKNHNDFTKQKNALQDERKSFWKEENSVTAEIDRLKEDLVKAQKSLDHATPGDIRRGLNSVSRIIRDHGIGGVFGPVLELVDCEEKFFTAVEVTAGNSLFHVVVENDDISTRIIQVLTREKGGRVTFIPLNRVHAPNVNVPQSSDFVPLLKKLKFRAEHRRAFEQVFGRTVICRDLETATRVARSNSLDCITLDGDQVAKKGGMTGGFYDSRRSRLKFVKVIRDNKAEIEKKTAHLENVGKKLKDIDKKITDLITKHQQMDAERDHAKSELEQFKADIASATKQKGSLEKALAKKEKSLANIRNQIEQIQSGIAMKNDEMGTELIDQLTLEERDLLSRLNPEITRLKEKFLSCKNSRIEIETRKEELENNLSTNLMRRQKELEAIISSADSKTLPVEVEAKEQELKESKRTLDEATTVLKANVDAINAHTRQMEQLKKQRDDLKALEANLEQTVQDGAKDLEQLMSSRSTYLVKQDECMKKIRDLGSLPADAFETYKRKNKKQLQKLLYDCNEQLKQFSHVNQKALDQYVNFTEQREQLQRRRAELDAGDEKIRELISVLDQRKDESIERTFKGVARHFREVFSELVQGGHGYLVMMKKKDGDAADDDMDEDAPREADPEGRIEKYIGVKVKVSFTGKGETQSMKQLSGGQKTVVALTLIFAIQRCDPAPFYLFDEIDAALDPQYRTAVGSVVRRLADLADTQFIATTFRPEILKVADKIYGVTHKNRVSFINVVSKEQAMDFIEHDQTANAS, from the exons ATGTATATAAAGAAG GTTATAATCGAAGGGTTTAAAAGCTACAGGGAGGAGACCTCGACAGAACCTTTCAGCCCCAAAGTTAACGTAGTCG TTGGTGCAAATGGATCTGGCAAATCAAATTTTTTCCATG CTATACGCTTTGTCCTGAGTGACATGTTTCAGAACCTGCGCAGTGAGGACAGGGGAGCTCTTCTCCAT GAAGGTGCTGGACACTCAGTCGTATCTGCTTTTGTCGAGATAATTTTTGATAATTCAGACAACCGTATTCCA GTTGATAAAGAAGAGGTACGCTTGCGAAGGACAGTTGCTTCAAAGAAGGATGAATACTACTTGGATGGAAAACATGTCAG TAAAACTGAAGTCATGAATCTGCTGGAGAGCGCTGGTTTCTCTCGATCTAATCCATACTATGTTGTACAGCAAGGAAAG ATTGCATCCCTTACTCTAATGAAAGATTCTGAACGACTGGATCTTCTCAAAGAGATTGGTGGTACGCGTGTTTATGAAGATAGACGTCGGGAGAGCTTGAAAATAATGCAAGAAACAG CCAATAAAAGGAAGCAGATTGATCAAGTTGTCCGCTACCTGGAGGAGAGACTGAGAGAACTTGATGAAGAGAAGGAGGAACTAAAGAAGTACCAGCAGCTGGACAAACAGAGAAGATCACTTGAATATACTATACTGGACCATGAACTAAATGATGCTAGAAATGAATTAGCTTCG ATGGATGATAATCGAAGACAAATTTCTGAAAGGATGTCTCAAGCGGACAATGAAGTGGTAGAGTTACGTGAGAGGGTCAAAAGTTTGGAGAAAGAAATAAAAGCCTCTACTAAAGGGATAAATGAAACCAAGTCTGAAAAGGACGATGCAGAGAAGAAGCGTACTGAAGCACTAAAGGTAGTTTCTCAGATTGAACTTGATCTGAGAGATTTAAAAGACAGAATTTCAAGTGAAAAACGAGCAAAG GATGAAGCCGTAAGGGAGTTAAATAGTATGAGGAAAGAAAGTGAAAAGTCAAAGTCTGAATTGGCTCAAATTAGTAAGGTGCATGCGGCCAAATTGAAGGAAGAGGAAGATATATCAAAAAG TATAATGGACCGCGAGAAGCGGCTGAGTATATTGTACCAAAAGCAGGGGAGGGCAACTCAATTTAAGAATGAGGCTGCCAGAGATGAGTGGCTTCGGAAAGAAATTCATGATCTTGAGCGTGTACTTTTATCAAATAGAAAGCAG GAAAGCTTACTTCAAGATGAAAGTCAGAAGCTTAAAGACGAAATTAATAAGTTGACAAACCACATTGAATCTCGGAGAAGTGAATCAAGCAAGTTAGAGGCTGTTCTTGCAGACAAGCAAAAGAATCACAATGACTTCACGAAGCAGAAAAATGcacttcaagatgaaaggaa ATCATTTTGGAAGGAGGAAAATAGTGTGACAGCTGAAATCGATAGGCTAAAGGAAGATCTTGTGAAGGCACAGAAGAGTTTGGACCATGCAACACCTGGG GATATCAGGAGAGGCCTGAATTCTGTTAGCCGAATCATCAGGGACCATGGTATTGGAGGAGTTTTTGGTCCAGTGTTAGAACTGGTTGACTGCGAAGAGAAGTTTTTTACAGCTGTTGAGGTCACTGCTGGGAATAG CTTGTTCCATGTGGTGGTTGAAAATGACGATATATCGACAAGGATAATTCAGGTATTGACTCGAGAAAAAGGTGGACGGGTGACTTTCATACCACTGAATAGAGTGCATGCTCCGAATGTCAATGTTCCACAGAGCTCTGATTTTGTTCCATTGTTAAAGAAGTTAAAGTTTCGTGCTGAGCATCGTCGCGCTTTTGAACAG gtttttggtAGGACAGTTATATGCCGAGACCTGGAAACTGCGACCAGAGTTGCACGCAGCAATAGTCTAGATTGCATCACACTTGATG GTGATCAAGTAGCCAAAAAGGGTGGCATGACAGGAGGTTTCTATGATTCTAGACGCTCAAGACTGAAGTTTGTAAAAGTAATCAGGGACAACAAAGCAGAAATTGAAAAAAAGACGGCACATCTAGAGAACGTGGGAAAAAAGTTAAAAG ATATAGATAAGAAAATTACGGATTTGATTACCAAACATCAGCAAATGGACGCTGAACGTGATCATGCCAAGTCAGAGTTGGAACAGTTTAAAGCTGATATTGCCAGTGCAACGAAGCAAAAGGGATCACTGGAGAAAGCCCTTGCAAAGAAG GAAAAATCACTCGCGAACATCCGCAACCAAATTGAGCAAATCCAATCTGGCATTGCAATGAAAAATGATGAGATGGGCACAGAACTGATTGACCAGCTAACTTTAGAAGAAAGAGATCTCCTTTCGCGACTGAATCCTGAAATTACTAGATTGAAGGAGAAGTTCCTCTCGTGTAAAAACAGTCGCATTGAG ATTGAAACAAGAAAGGAAGAACTGGAGAACAATTTGTCAACTAATCTTATGAGGCGTCAGAAAGAGTTGGAAGCAATAATTTCATCTGCAGATTCTAAAACCTTGCCTGTTGAAGTCGAAGCAAAAGAGCAAGAATTGAAAGAGTCTAAGAGGACTCTTGATGAGGCGACAACAGTACTGAAAG CTAATGTCGATGCTATTAATGCCCATACAAGACAGATGGAGCAACTGAAAAAACAAAGGGATGATCTGAAG GCTCTTGAAGCTAATTTGGAGCAGACGGTGCAAGATGGTGCGAAAGATTTGGAACAGTTGATGAGCAGTAGGAGCACGTATCTTGTCAAGCAAGATGAGTGTATGAAGAAAATCCGAGATCTGGGCTCATTGCCTGCCGATGCTTTCGAAAC GTACAAGAGAAAAAACAAGAAGCAGCTACAGAAGCTGCTCTATGACTGCAATGAGCAGTTGAAGCAATTTAGTCATGTCAACCAAAAGGCTCTTGACCAGTATGTGAACTTCACTGAACAGCGTGAACAACTGCAGAGAAGACGGGCTGAACTTGATGCTGGTGACGAG AAAATTAGAGAGTTGATATCAGTTTTAGACCAAAGGAAGGATGAATCAATTGAACGCACATTTAAAGGAGTTGCAAGGCACTTCCGCGAAGTGTTCTCTGAATTAGTGCAAGGTGGTCACGGATACCTGGTTATGATGAAGAAAAAG GATGGTGATGCTGCCGATGATGACATGGATGAGGACGCGCCTCGTGAAGCAGATCCTGAAGGGAGGATAGAGAAGTATATTGGTGTGAAAGTCAAG GTTTCCTTCACTGGCAAGGGAGAAACTCAGTCCATGAAGCAGTTGTCTGGAGGGCAGAAGACAGTGGTGGCATTAACACTGATCTTCGCTATCCAACGATGTGACCCAGCTCCGTTCTACCTGTTTGATGAGATTGATGCTGCTCTGGATCCTCAGTACAGAACGGCTGTCGGGA GCGTGGTTCGGCGTCTGGCCGACCTGGCGGACACCCAGTTCATAGCCACCACATTCAGGCCGGAGATCCTGAAGGTCGCGGACAAGATCTACGGCGTGACACACAAGAACAGGGTGAGCTTCATCAACGTGGTGTCCAAGGAGCAGGCCATGGACTTCATTGAGCACGACCAGACGGCCAACGCCAGCTGA
- the LOC125528968 gene encoding F-box protein At5g07610-like, with protein MKKRKKVEEDEEEKQPAAEESSCGVELLPEILREILSRVPYRSLCRFRCVSKAWLALCSDPAVRRRSPQTLSGFFCYSQHDVGGGQRRDALGFLNLSGRGRPLVDDPSLRFVRVRGYCDVTPLHCCGGILLCYCEKAAMSDDGNYVVCNPATKEIWAVLPVPRNKIMTRLNTARLCFDPAAPGRFVVFVFVQSFRGIQTVEAYSSDTGRWTSMRSEWNPKTLLLGEDSECVFLNGTLHLVDADHSDADFDWEGNLIRWMVTVDMEGKTWRKIRMPDSIYNGFIGQSQGRLYATHVETEGRCRLSVWVLEDYASGQWTLKCTASILEMLGRPHHEPGEHYTLIAIHPECSLIFLVASRGKTLMSYDMDTSKLSIICTFGDRQPRRFQPYIPCFAEKPK; from the coding sequence atgaagaagaggaagaaggtggaggaggacgaggaggagaaGCAGCCGGCGGCGGAGGAGAGCTCCTGTGGGGTCGAACTGCTGCCGGAGATCCTCCGGGAGATCCTGTCGCGGGTGCCGTACCGGTCGCTGTGCCGCTTCAGGTGCGTGTCGAAGGCGTGGCTGGCGCTCTGCTCCGACCCGGCCGTCCGCAGGAGGTCGCCGCAGACGCTCTCCGGCTTCTTCTGCTACTCCCAGCACGACGTCGGCGGCGGCCAGCGCCGTGACGCCCTCGGCTTCCTCAACCTGTCCGGGCGGGGCCGGCCGCTGGTCGACGACCCCTCCCTCCGCTTCGTGCGCGTACGCGGCTACTGCGACGTCACGCCCCTGCACTGCTGCGGCGGCATCCTCCTCTGCTACTGCGAGAAGGCGGCCATGAGCGACGACGGGAACTACGTCGTGTGCAACCCTGCCACCAAGGAGATCTGGGCCGTGCTGCCCGTGCCCCGAAACAAGATCATGACACGCCTCAACACCGCCCGCCTCTGCTTCGACCCCGCCGCCCCCGGCCGATTCGTGGTGTTTGTGTTCGTGCAAAGTTTTCGCGGGATTCAGACGGTGGAGGCCTATTCCTCGGACACTGGACGGTGGACCTCCATGCGGAGCGAGTGGAACCCCAAGACCCTCCTCCTCGGTGAGGATTCAGAATGCGTCTTCTTGAACGGCACTTTGCATTTGGTCGACGCCGACCATTCTGATGCCGATTTTGACTGGGAGGGGAACCTGATACGCTGGATGGTGACTGTGGACATGGAGGGTAAAACATGGAGGAAGATCCGAATGCCGGATTCCATCTATAATGGTTTCATCGGGCAGTCGCAAGGACGCCTATACGCAACGCATGTTGAAACTGAAGGTAGATGCCGGCTATCCGTTTGGGTTCTTGAGGATTATGCCAGCGGACAGTGGACCCTGAAGTGTACTGCCAGCATTTTAGAAATGCTAGGAAGGCCTCACCATGAGCCCGGCGAACACTACACGCTGATCGCGATCCATCCAGAGTGCAGTTTGATCTTCCTAGTAGCGAGCCGTGGAAAAACACTTATGTCGTACGATATGGATACCAGTAAACTGAGTATTATCTGCACTTTCGGAGACCGCCAGCCACGAAGATTTCAGCCGTACATTCCGTGTTTTGCGGAGAAGCCTAAATAA